From Arcticibacter tournemirensis, one genomic window encodes:
- a CDS encoding type II secretion system F family protein, protein MPQIDLSQYKAKKPEKKTSTGGKEGPFSWAELLNKDISFGKAKVGDRKKEAFYVELSTLLLSGIDLKTALDLILVDQDKAKDKALFEGIKENVLHGSSLSDALKSTAMFTDYEYYSVRIGEETGRIGEVLTDLAKFFKNRISQRRKIISAVTYPLIVLMTSLGAVFFMLKFVVPMFADVFQRFGGRLPWVTSMIIRFSAFTDKYFIVFLTVVIALAVFIFASRGKLWFRRAVSAAVLKIPLAGDIVRKIYLARFANTMRLLVSTDTPLLRSIALVRQMIGFYPLEATLAEVEKSILKGESLHQSLSKFSFYPPKLVQLIKVGEEVNRLGYFFGKISDQYTEEVEYKTGTISSLLEPLIIIFLGLVVGLILIAMYLPMFQMSNSF, encoded by the coding sequence ATGCCACAGATAGACCTTTCGCAATATAAAGCCAAAAAGCCAGAGAAAAAGACCTCTACGGGCGGAAAAGAGGGGCCCTTTAGCTGGGCGGAATTGCTGAATAAAGATATCTCATTCGGAAAGGCAAAGGTTGGTGACCGCAAGAAGGAGGCCTTTTATGTAGAGCTGAGTACACTTCTCCTTTCGGGTATCGATTTGAAGACGGCGCTCGATCTGATCCTCGTAGATCAGGACAAGGCAAAAGATAAGGCACTTTTTGAAGGGATCAAAGAAAATGTTTTGCATGGCAGCTCCCTTTCCGACGCCTTAAAAAGTACCGCCATGTTTACGGACTACGAATATTACAGCGTCCGCATCGGCGAAGAAACGGGAAGGATCGGTGAGGTACTCACAGACCTTGCTAAGTTTTTTAAGAACAGGATCTCGCAAAGAAGGAAGATCATCAGCGCCGTTACCTACCCTTTGATCGTGCTGATGACCTCGCTGGGAGCAGTATTCTTCATGCTTAAGTTTGTGGTTCCGATGTTTGCCGATGTATTTCAGCGCTTCGGCGGGCGGCTTCCCTGGGTCACTTCGATGATCATTCGCTTTTCGGCCTTTACAGATAAATATTTTATAGTATTTCTGACTGTCGTTATCGCCCTTGCCGTCTTTATATTCGCGAGCAGGGGTAAGCTATGGTTCAGAAGGGCCGTGTCGGCGGCGGTGCTTAAGATACCACTGGCCGGCGATATTGTCCGTAAGATCTATCTCGCCCGTTTTGCCAATACCATGCGGCTTCTGGTAAGCACCGATACGCCCTTACTGCGTTCTATCGCCCTGGTAAGGCAGATGATTGGCTTTTATCCTCTGGAAGCCACCCTTGCAGAAGTGGAAAAATCCATTCTCAAGGGTGAATCATTACACCAGAGTCTGTCGAAGTTTAGCTTCTACCCGCCGAAGCTTGTTCAGCTGATTAAGGTAGGAGAAGAAGTGAACCGTTTAGGGTATTTCTTCGGCAAAATCTCCGACCAGTACACCGAAGAAGTAGAATATAAAACAGGCACCATCAGCAGCCTGCTCGAACCCCTTATTATCATCTTTCTTGGCCTGGTTGTCGGCCTCATTCTGATAGCGATGTACCTGCCGATGTTCCAGATGAGTAATAGTTTTTAA